TTTCATTACTGCGTAATCCTTTCCGGACTGGCTTGGCGTTATCAAGGTACTCAGTTAGCGCGCTCGGTGTTTTGTTGAGTGACGCCATAATGTCCGCCTCAGCTTGCCCAAGCATCGCCTCAAGTACCTCCCTTTGGGTTCTGCCTTGATGGCGCGCGAGTCGCTCTAGCTGGCGCTTGGCCGTGACACTTAGGATGATATTTAGGCGCTCGCCTAGTGCTTGCTCGCGCTGCCTGTCTCGGTATGCCTTCTGGATTTCTGCGTTACTTTTAGCCATATAGTCCCCTTTGCCAGTATTACTGCGTAATGTACAGCATGCGGTTATAAGTGGCTAGTATCAGTTGACTAATTCCTGTCCAAGCTTGAATATTAGGGACTTACTCAATATTGGGGGGTATATGTTGGAAAAGGAAGATATAGAAGGTTTAAGGCGGGCACGGGCTCAGTTAAGCGACTCTCTTTACCATGCTACAGCGCAGCGGTTGACGACCTTTCGCCATGTTTCTTGGGGTGTACTCGCTGGGGTGTTCCTTACTGCTGCGGTGATGGATGCGCCAGAGAAGATGGTACCGCGTTTGATCGGTGGCTTTGCCTTGTTCCTGTTTGTGACTTATAAGCTTTATGCACGTTCGGAATATAAAAGCAATTGGCTACAGGCTGAGCGGCTTTGCCCGCATAAAGTGCTTTATCCTGAGTCTTACGTGGAATTGCCCCCGGCGTCGCGCCCAAGTTCATCAACAGTTCTTGAAAAGCCAGAGAGTGGCCCACGCTCCAAAAATGGGGGCTGTCTATTTGAAATTGTTGTTGGCCTGATATTGCTGTACGGAGTTTATCTGGCAATTTATTCATTCGCACACCACAAATAAAACCCACAGATGCCTGGAGGCAGGCAAACTGCGGGCTTGAGGTTGCTCAGTTAGGTCCGGCTACCTGTACAAATGTACAGGCTAAAGGGATGTACAGCAGGTGCTCTGGTGGGTAACTAAAAGCCATACTCCATATCTCCATCTTCGGCTTCCCTATCGGTTTCTTCCTTGAGGAGCGTCTTTAGTTGTCCCACCAGTTCTGGGCTGTATTTCTCCAGAGCCATAAAGGTTATGACAGGATCGGCAGTCAATTGCTGCTTAAAATGGGTGCGTAGTTTGTCGGCTAGTCTTTGTGCCTTGCCTTCCATGATTGCCCGATAATCCACATCTTCACCATTACCCGGCCCCTGCTCATACCATCTTTGGGCATGTGTCCACCGCTCTAGTGGGGGCTCTGCGTATGTCTCGCGTAGGGTTGCAAGTACGTGAATCATTCTGCCGACAAGGCTGGTCGAACGGTTGGACATCTTGGCTATTTGTGACTTAGAGTAAACCCGTTCGCCGTTCTCCTTGGTAAGATTGACCAGCTCCCAAGCGTATTGGCTTTTATCCTTGTCGGACATGGGACGCTTGTCTTTTACGTTGGCGTCCCCAGCTTTGGCAAAGGCATCATAAATGCTACCCTCAAAGACCTTTACGGGGATGTTATCTTTCCAGGCCATCGCCTTGTAAGCTTCGTACCTGTGGTGGCCGTCGATACATGCCCAGGCATCGCCTACCCAGTAAATTAGTATTGGTGCCAATGGGTTACCCTGGTTGTGCTTTAGTGCCGACTCCAGCGTTTTAACGTGCTTTCGCCCGTCGATGGTCCCCAGGGTGCCCCCCGCCCTATGTTGAAATACTTCCTCAATTATCTCGATTTTCTTTAATGGTAGCTTAGTGGGCTGTTTGGTAGGGGGCTGGCCCTTCTCAATGCGTCGCTTGAGTTCTTCCAGGGCTGTAAGCCGTGCGGTTTTATTAGCGCTCATTCTGCTTCAGTGGCTTCAATAGGTCCCACTATCGGGCTTGGTTGTCGGCCTTGTGCTGTTCCAGTATTAAGGTCAGGCACTGATTATTGTTCAGGTGTACCCGATGTTCCCTTTCGTATTCCCGCTGGAAGTCCTTCAGGTAATCGAAGGCGGCAAGCGGTAGCGCAAAGGCTCGATAAATCTTAGGTTGCTGGCTCATTCTGCATTCCATGTAACATATTGAAAAAAATGGTGTTCTACTGCTAGAGGAGCCGTTTCAGGTCTTTGTTTCTGTGGTTGCTGCCTTCATCATTCGTTGCAGCGTGGATAGCGAAATATCCAGCGCCTTGGCTGTGTTTCGCCAGGATGAACCGGACGCGAGTAGGTCCTTGGCTCTGGCTTTTAGTTCGGCATTATCCACCTTCACAGGGCGCCCCAACTTAGCGCCGTCTGCTTTCTTCTGAGCCAGTTTCGCCTTGGTGCGCTCGCTGATAATTTGCCGCTCAAACTCAGAGATGGCGGCGAGCATGTTGAGTGTGAGGTTGGCTTGCGCGGAGTTATCCAGTGTGCCCAAGCCGAGTACATCAAGGACCGCGCCGCGATCAATCAAGGCCCTAACGGTCGCGATCACGTCCAGTATATCCCGTCCCAGGCGATCCAGCTTAGTGACTACCAGCGTATCCCCTGCGCTGAGTCTATCGTTTAACCGCTGGAATTGCTCCCGTTGCAGGGCTGGGACTTTGCCGCTCACGCCTTGTTCCGTAAAGACGCGATCCGGTTCTACCGTGTAGCCGGCTCCGGCGATCTGGGTTAGTTGTTGCTCGGTGGTCTGGTCCTTAGTTGATACCCTGAGATAAGCAAAGGTCGGCATAGTGGGTGCTCCCGTTATGTACTGAAAACGGGGTGTATTATCTCGGTACAGTGTATCTGTGTCAATACCCCATTAATGAACACAGTTTGAGTGTACCGATCCACGTGGTCAAAAACGAACGTTAAAGAATACGCTCGGTGCGGCTTGCTGCTGGTGAAGGTATCTCCAACGGGCGCGCTTGGCGCTTTATCTCGATTTGGTGTGCCGTTATCGATCCACTAGAACTTGGGTGGGAGCGCGGGCGGGGTTATGGGGGGCTTTCTGCGATCCTCGATATTCAGAAGACCACGCGGAAATTTACGATACTTTCGGTTGTTGCCTCTTTAGTTTAAAGGTAACACAACGGTATACACATAGCGCGTTGACTTACTGACTGGTATGTTTAAAATGCCTTTATCTTTCAATCACCTAGCTTGACGAGAAATCGTTATGCCGTGCTTCTCGGGCGCGCCATTTTATCAGTATAACTTACTGATATTCTTGATTATTCAATAGATTGCCAGGTACCAGGTGTCACAAGGGTGGCTCCGGCTATACTTGTGGACATGAAATACCTTCATCAAAAGCAGCTCAACGGGGTTTATTACTTCCGCCGCCAAACAGGCCTCTAACTCGACGCCTGGAAAGTCAGCCTTCGCACGTTAGACCACCCTTCCGCTGATTTGGCTAATATCGAAAATGAAGCCGCTGGCTTCGATAGCGGGCAGGCCGAACGGTCGGAAAAGGGTGCGAATTTAGTAAGCTGCTACGCCATTTCGCGACATAGTTTTAGGGAACG
Above is a window of Methylomonas koyamae DNA encoding:
- a CDS encoding recombinase family protein — translated: MPTFAYLRVSTKDQTTEQQLTQIAGAGYTVEPDRVFTEQGVSGKVPALQREQFQRLNDRLSAGDTLVVTKLDRLGRDILDVIATVRALIDRGAVLDVLGLGTLDNSAQANLTLNMLAAISEFERQIISERTKAKLAQKKADGAKLGRPVKVDNAELKARAKDLLASGSSWRNTAKALDISLSTLQRMMKAATTETKT